One Streptomyces sp. B21-105 genomic region harbors:
- a CDS encoding AAA family ATPase, protein MGGSVHCEPEVEESEALRSDANIAGPMTDPVPGPRTESFGEDVSRETPPPMDDTPIGRAAQLAVEALGRAGEGLPRPEQTRVIVVANQKGGVGKTTTTVNLAASLALHGGRVLVVDLDPQGNASTALGIDHHAEVPSIYDVLVDSRPLAEVVQPVPDVEGLFCAPATIDLAGAEIELVSLVARESRLQRAIQAYEQPLDYILIDCPPSLGLLTVNALVAGAEVLIPIQCEYYALEGLGQLLRNVDLVRGHLNPTLHVSTILLTMYDGRTRLASQVAEEVRTHFGDEVLRTSIPRSVRISEAPSYGQTVLTYDPGSSGALSYLEAARELALKGVGVSYDATHAHIGNQNNPNMVEGVQ, encoded by the coding sequence ATGGGAGGCTCTGTTCATTGCGAGCCTGAAGTCGAGGAGAGTGAAGCCTTGCGGTCCGACGCCAACATCGCGGGACCGATGACCGATCCGGTCCCCGGTCCCCGTACCGAGTCGTTCGGGGAGGATGTTTCACGTGAAACACCGCCCCCGATGGATGACACTCCGATCGGTCGTGCTGCCCAACTCGCGGTGGAGGCTCTGGGCCGCGCCGGCGAGGGTCTGCCACGCCCTGAGCAGACCCGTGTGATTGTCGTCGCCAACCAAAAGGGCGGTGTGGGCAAGACGACGACGACCGTCAACCTTGCCGCTTCCCTGGCCCTGCATGGCGGCCGTGTCCTGGTGGTCGACCTCGACCCGCAAGGCAACGCGTCCACCGCGCTGGGGATCGATCACCACGCCGAGGTCCCGTCCATCTATGACGTGCTGGTCGACAGCCGCCCGCTTGCGGAGGTTGTCCAGCCGGTCCCCGATGTGGAAGGCCTCTTCTGTGCCCCGGCCACGATCGACCTGGCCGGCGCGGAGATCGAGCTGGTCTCTCTTGTGGCCCGTGAGAGCCGGCTGCAGAGAGCGATCCAGGCGTACGAGCAGCCGCTGGACTACATCCTCATCGACTGCCCGCCCTCCCTCGGCCTGCTGACGGTCAACGCGCTGGTGGCCGGTGCCGAGGTCCTGATCCCGATCCAGTGCGAGTACTACGCACTGGAGGGACTCGGACAGTTGCTCCGCAACGTCGACCTGGTTCGGGGACACCTCAACCCGACCCTGCATGTGTCGACCATCCTGCTCACCATGTACGACGGCCGGACGCGCCTCGCGTCACAGGTCGCCGAAGAGGTGCGCACCCACTTCGGCGACGAGGTACTGCGGACGAGCATTCCCCGCTCCGTCCGCATCTCCGAAGCGCCGAGCTACGGGCAGACGGTGCTGACCTACGATCCCGGATCGAGCGGTGCCCTCTCCTATCTTGAGGCAGCACGAGAGCTTGCGCTGAAGGGCGTCGGTGTCAGCTATGACGCCACGCACGCCCATATCGGCAATCAGAACAACCCGAACATGGTGGAGGGCGTCCAGTGA
- the rsmG gene encoding 16S rRNA (guanine(527)-N(7))-methyltransferase RsmG, producing the protein MTEAAELPSAPEVAREVFGDRFDDAVRYAELLAEAGVQRGLIGPREVPRLWERHLLNCAVLSEVVPEGVTVCDVGSGAGLPGIPLALVREDLKITLLEPLLRRTNFLTEVVELLGLDHVTVARGRAEEVMGTMSPVHVVTARAVAPLDRLATWGIPLLRPYGEMLALKGDTAEEELKSAATALSKLGAVGTSILQVGEGVVEPLSTVVRVEVGESPGGVRFAAKRAKAARTGRTRRRR; encoded by the coding sequence GTGACGGAGGCAGCGGAGCTCCCCTCTGCGCCCGAGGTGGCACGCGAGGTATTCGGCGATCGCTTCGATGATGCGGTCCGATACGCCGAGCTGCTGGCCGAGGCAGGCGTGCAGCGTGGGCTCATCGGCCCGCGTGAGGTGCCTCGCCTGTGGGAGAGGCACCTTTTGAACTGTGCCGTGCTCTCCGAGGTTGTGCCGGAGGGTGTGACGGTGTGCGACGTGGGCTCGGGTGCCGGGCTGCCTGGCATTCCGCTGGCGCTCGTGCGGGAGGACCTGAAGATCACCCTGCTCGAGCCGCTGCTGCGCCGCACCAACTTCCTCACCGAGGTCGTCGAGCTCCTGGGCCTGGACCATGTGACGGTTGCCCGCGGCCGTGCCGAAGAGGTCATGGGCACGATGTCACCGGTCCATGTGGTGACCGCCCGGGCTGTGGCACCCCTGGACCGGCTCGCCACCTGGGGCATCCCTCTGCTGCGACCCTACGGTGAGATGCTCGCCCTCAAGGGGGACACCGCGGAGGAGGAGCTGAAGAGCGCGGCCACCGCCCTGAGCAAGCTGGGCGCGGTGGGCACTTCCATTCTGCAGGTCGGTGAGGGAGTGGTGGAGCCGCTGTCCACGGTGGTGCGGGTCGAGGTCGGGGAGAGCCCGGGCGGTGTACGGTTCGCGGCGAAGCGGGCGAAGGCGGCGCGGACCGGCCGGACCCGGCGACGCCGCTGA
- a CDS encoding Jag family protein yields MTEGTTSAAAEGADTLTRLEQEGEIAADYLEGLLDIADLDGDIDMDVEADRAAVSIISDAGTRDLQKLVGRDGEVLEALQELTRLAVHRETGDRSRLMLDVAGYRAGKRAELSELGAKAAADAKNSGEPVRLKPMTPFERKVVHDAVKAAGLRSESEGEEPQRFVVVLPN; encoded by the coding sequence GTGACGGAAGGCACCACCTCCGCCGCCGCCGAAGGTGCAGACACCCTGACCCGCCTGGAGCAGGAGGGCGAGATCGCGGCGGACTACCTCGAGGGTCTGCTGGACATCGCCGACCTCGACGGCGACATCGATATGGACGTCGAGGCCGACCGCGCCGCCGTGTCGATCATCAGCGACGCGGGCACCCGTGACCTGCAGAAGCTGGTCGGCCGGGACGGCGAGGTGCTGGAGGCGTTGCAGGAGCTGACGCGCCTGGCCGTGCACCGGGAGACCGGTGACCGCAGCCGGCTGATGCTGGACGTCGCGGGCTACCGCGCCGGCAAGCGTGCCGAGCTCTCCGAGCTGGGCGCGAAGGCTGCGGCCGACGCGAAGAACAGCGGTGAGCCGGTGCGGCTGAAGCCGATGACGCCCTTCGAGCGCAAGGTCGTCCATGACGCGGTCAAGGCCGCCGGCCTGCGCAGCGAGTCCGAGGGCGAGGAGCCGCAGCGCTTCGTCGTCGTGCTGCCCAACTGA
- the yidC gene encoding membrane protein insertase YidC: MDTIASLFSFITTPVSWVIVQFHTVYGAIFGPDTGWAWGLSIVSLVILIRICLIPLFVKQIKSTRAMQTLQPEMKKIQERYKNDKQRQSEEMMKLYKETGTNPLSSCLPILAQSPFFFALYHVLNGIATGDQIGVINEQLLASARKAHIVGAPLAAKFTDGAAKVESLGASLTDVRVVTAIMIVLMSASQFFTQRQLMTKNVDTSVKTPFMQQQKMLMYVFPVMFAVFGINFPVGVLVYWLTTNVWTMGQQMYVIRNNPTPGSKAQAAYLERLYKHVTHHGKTRSRGEKAIVKAIVAKGRERNDAERKFINGLTKVGFAAQADGTVIKSEAQAAAQAEDGAQTSAAAKRQQPKRQSKSQRQSTAPKAAGETTSLIKSDEPEDAKPSQAAGGAKQATPKPGSGGRSKAQSGQRKSGPQRPKSPSKK, translated from the coding sequence GTGGACACGATTGCCAGCCTCTTCAGCTTCATCACGACACCTGTCTCCTGGGTCATCGTCCAGTTCCACACGGTGTACGGCGCCATTTTCGGCCCCGACACCGGGTGGGCCTGGGGCCTGTCGATCGTGTCTCTGGTGATCCTGATCCGTATCTGCCTGATCCCGCTCTTCGTGAAGCAGATCAAGTCGACGCGGGCCATGCAGACGCTCCAGCCCGAGATGAAGAAGATCCAGGAGCGCTACAAGAACGACAAACAGCGTCAGTCCGAAGAGATGATGAAGCTGTACAAGGAGACGGGCACCAACCCGCTCTCCTCGTGCCTTCCCATCCTGGCGCAGTCCCCATTCTTCTTCGCCCTGTACCACGTGCTCAACGGCATCGCGACGGGCGACCAGATCGGCGTCATCAACGAGCAGCTGCTGGCGAGCGCGCGCAAGGCGCACATCGTCGGCGCTCCGCTGGCGGCGAAGTTCACCGACGGCGCGGCGAAGGTGGAGTCGCTGGGCGCGTCGCTGACCGACGTCCGCGTGGTCACCGCGATCATGATCGTCCTGATGTCGGCCTCGCAGTTCTTCACGCAGCGCCAGCTGATGACGAAGAACGTCGACACCTCGGTGAAGACGCCGTTCATGCAGCAGCAGAAGATGCTGATGTACGTCTTCCCGGTCATGTTCGCCGTATTCGGCATCAACTTCCCCGTGGGTGTCCTCGTCTACTGGCTGACCACCAACGTGTGGACCATGGGCCAGCAGATGTACGTGATCCGCAACAACCCGACGCCGGGTTCCAAGGCTCAGGCCGCGTACCTGGAGCGCCTGTACAAGCACGTCACGCACCACGGCAAGACCCGCAGCCGCGGTGAGAAGGCCATCGTTAAGGCCATCGTGGCCAAGGGCCGCGAGCGCAACGACGCCGAGCGCAAGTTCATCAACGGTCTGACCAAGGTGGGCTTCGCGGCCCAGGCCGACGGTACCGTGATCAAGAGCGAGGCCCAGGCCGCCGCGCAGGCCGAGGACGGCGCGCAGACGAGCGCGGCCGCCAAGCGTCAGCAGCCCAAGCGGCAGTCGAAGTCCCAGCGCCAGTCCACTGCCCCCAAGGCGGCCGGCGAGACCACCTCGCTGATCAAGTCTGACGAGCCGGAGGACGCCAAGCCCTCCCAGGCCGCCGGAGGTGCCAAGCAGGCCACGCCCAAGCCCGGTAGCGGAGGCCGCAGCAAGGCCCAGTCCGGGCAGCGCAAGAGCGGCCCGCAGCGCCCCAAGTCCCCGTCCAAGAAGTAG
- the yidD gene encoding membrane protein insertion efficiency factor YidD translates to MKYPLLALIKLYQWTISPLLGPVCKYYPSCSHYGYTAIDRHGAIKGTALTAWRILRCNPWSLGGVDHVPPRKRPRWHEMLRDAWRARRGGTSAAETATEGPTASSPAAETPSHAQGA, encoded by the coding sequence ATGAAGTACCCGCTGCTGGCTCTGATCAAGCTCTACCAGTGGACGATCAGTCCGCTGCTCGGGCCGGTGTGCAAGTACTACCCGTCGTGCTCCCACTACGGCTACACGGCCATCGACCGACACGGCGCGATCAAGGGAACGGCACTCACCGCCTGGCGGATCCTGCGGTGCAACCCGTGGTCGCTCGGCGGCGTGGACCATGTTCCGCCGCGCAAGCGCCCGCGGTGGCACGAAATGTTGCGTGACGCCTGGCGTGCACGCAGGGGCGGGACCTCCGCCGCCGAAACGGCCACCGAAGGCCCGACTGCTTCGAGCCCGGCCGCAGAGACACCGTCCCATGCCCAAGGAGCATGA
- the rnpA gene encoding ribonuclease P protein component, whose amino-acid sequence MLPTEHRLRRREDFATAVRRGRRAGRPTLVVHFRSGSTDPHAPGESAPPTRAGFVVSKAVGGAVVRNEVKRRLRHLMRERVTRFPPGSLVVVRALPGAGDADHAQLAQDLDAALVRLLGGGAR is encoded by the coding sequence GTGCTGCCTACCGAGCATCGGCTGAGGCGGCGCGAGGACTTCGCGACCGCGGTACGACGAGGTCGTCGGGCCGGCCGCCCGACCCTCGTGGTCCATTTTCGAAGCGGTTCCACGGACCCGCACGCGCCTGGGGAGAGCGCTCCCCCGACGCGTGCGGGTTTCGTCGTGAGCAAGGCTGTGGGCGGCGCGGTCGTGCGCAACGAGGTCAAGCGCAGACTGCGTCACCTGATGCGCGAGCGAGTCACCCGGTTCCCCCCCGGTAGCCTGGTAGTCGTACGGGCGTTGCCCGGGGCGGGCGACGCCGACCACGCACAGCTGGCCCAAGACCTGGATGCCGCCCTCGTACGGCTACTGGGAGGGGGCGCGCGATGA
- the rpmH gene encoding 50S ribosomal protein L34: MSKRTFQPNNRRRAKTHGFRLRMRTRAGRAILANRRSKGRSNLSA, translated from the coding sequence GTGAGCAAGCGCACCTTCCAGCCGAACAACCGCCGTCGTGCCAAGACCCACGGCTTCCGCCTGCGGATGCGCACCCGTGCCGGTCGCGCGATCCTCGCGAACCGCCGCAGCAAGGGTCGCTCGAACCTGTCCGCCTGA
- the dnaA gene encoding chromosomal replication initiator protein DnaA → MADVPADLAAVWPRVLEQLLGEGRAQGVEVKDERWIRRCQPLALVADTALLAVPNEFAKTVLEGRLAPIVSETLSRECGRPIRIAITVDDSVGELPAPSPSAPPAPQHARYDEPELPAAPYDGPDGRYESQNQSAYEGRYEGYGRHRGDQLPPGAGDQSPGTRPDQPPGSRADQLPTARPAYPSEYQRPEPGAWPRPQQDEYGWQQQRLGFPERDPYASPSSHDSYGGHPAQDPYGSPAQDSYGPPSQDYRPQPVDRPPYDRKRAEYEPPRSDYDQRDPGRRELSEPPAGPGHPHRGGPAGPGQSGAGGSVGSPSASPATAGPGEPTARLNPKYLFDTFVIGASNRFAHAAAVAVAEAPAKAYNPLFIYGESGLGKTHLLHAIGHYARSLYPGTRVRYVSSEEFTNEFINSIRDGKGDSFRKRYREMDILLVDDIQFLADKESTQEEFFHTFNTLHNANKQIVLSSDRPPRQLVTLEDRLRNRFEWGLTTDVQPPELETRIAILRKKAVQEQLNAPPEVLEFIASRISRNIRELEGALIRVTAFASLNRQPVDLGLTEIVLKDLIPGGEDSAPEITSTAIMGATADYFGLTIEDLCGTSRGRALVTARQIAMYLCRELTDLSLPKIGALFGGRDHTTVMHADRKIRNLMAERRSIYNQVTELTNRIKNG, encoded by the coding sequence GTGGCTGACGTGCCTGCCGATCTTGCCGCAGTGTGGCCACGAGTACTGGAGCAGCTCCTCGGGGAGGGACGCGCCCAGGGCGTCGAGGTGAAGGACGAACGCTGGATCCGCCGCTGCCAGCCGCTCGCGCTGGTCGCCGACACCGCCCTGCTGGCCGTGCCGAACGAGTTCGCCAAGACCGTCCTGGAGGGCCGCCTCGCGCCGATCGTCAGTGAGACGCTGAGCCGCGAGTGCGGCCGCCCGATCCGCATCGCGATCACCGTCGACGACTCGGTCGGCGAGCTCCCGGCCCCGTCGCCGTCGGCGCCGCCCGCACCGCAGCACGCCCGCTACGACGAGCCGGAGCTTCCCGCCGCGCCCTACGACGGACCGGACGGCCGCTACGAGTCCCAGAACCAGTCCGCGTACGAGGGCCGTTACGAGGGCTACGGCCGGCACCGCGGCGACCAGCTGCCCCCCGGGGCCGGCGACCAGTCGCCCGGCACGCGCCCGGACCAGCCGCCCGGCTCCCGCGCGGACCAGCTCCCCACCGCGCGCCCCGCGTACCCGTCGGAGTACCAGCGCCCCGAGCCGGGCGCCTGGCCGCGGCCGCAGCAGGACGAGTACGGCTGGCAGCAGCAGCGGCTCGGCTTCCCGGAGCGCGACCCCTACGCGTCGCCCTCGTCCCACGACTCCTACGGCGGGCACCCGGCCCAGGACCCGTACGGCTCGCCCGCGCAGGATTCCTACGGGCCGCCGTCCCAGGACTACCGTCCCCAGCCTGTGGACCGTCCGCCGTACGACCGCAAGCGCGCGGAGTACGAGCCGCCGCGCTCCGACTACGACCAGCGCGACCCCGGCCGGCGTGAGCTGTCCGAGCCGCCGGCCGGTCCCGGGCACCCGCACCGCGGCGGCCCGGCCGGCCCCGGCCAGAGCGGCGCGGGCGGGTCCGTCGGCTCCCCCTCGGCGTCACCGGCGACGGCGGGTCCCGGTGAGCCGACCGCGCGACTGAACCCGAAGTACCTCTTCGACACGTTCGTCATCGGCGCCTCCAACCGGTTCGCTCACGCGGCCGCCGTCGCCGTCGCCGAGGCGCCCGCGAAGGCCTACAACCCCCTGTTCATCTACGGGGAGTCGGGCCTCGGCAAGACGCACCTGCTGCATGCCATCGGGCACTACGCGCGGAGCCTCTACCCGGGCACCCGCGTGCGGTACGTGAGCTCGGAGGAGTTCACCAACGAGTTCATCAACTCCATCCGGGACGGCAAGGGCGACAGCTTCCGCAAGCGGTACCGCGAGATGGACATCCTGCTCGTCGACGACATCCAGTTCCTCGCGGACAAGGAGTCGACGCAGGAGGAGTTCTTCCACACCTTCAACACGCTCCACAACGCCAACAAGCAGATCGTGCTCTCCAGCGACCGGCCCCCCCGGCAGCTGGTGACCCTGGAGGACCGGCTGCGCAACCGCTTCGAGTGGGGCCTGACCACCGACGTCCAGCCGCCGGAGCTGGAGACGCGCATCGCGATCCTGCGCAAGAAGGCGGTGCAGGAGCAGCTGAACGCCCCGCCGGAGGTGCTGGAGTTCATCGCCTCGCGGATCTCCCGCAACATCCGCGAACTGGAGGGCGCGCTGATCCGGGTGACGGCGTTCGCGTCGCTCAACCGGCAACCGGTGGACCTGGGGCTGACCGAGATCGTCCTCAAGGACCTGATCCCCGGCGGTGAGGACTCCGCCCCCGAGATCACCTCGACGGCCATCATGGGCGCGACCGCCGACTACTTCGGCCTCACCATCGAGGACCTCTGCGGCACCTCGCGCGGGCGCGCACTGGTCACGGCACGGCAGATCGCCATGTACCTGTGCCGCGAGCTGACGGACCTGTCGCTGCCGAAGATCGGCGCGCTGTTCGGCGGCCGCGACCACACGACCGTCATGCACGCGGACCGCAAGATCCGCAATCTGATGGCCGAGCGGCGCTCCATCTACAACCAGGTCACCGAGCTGACGAACCGCATCAAGAACGGCTGA